The sequence below is a genomic window from Chryseobacterium foetidum.
ACGAGATTCGCCGAATCAATTAAATAAAATATTGAGGCATTGGTGGCGAAAAATCTTCGATTTTTTGACGGGGTGGTTTTCCGCGAATAACTAAATTAAAATTTAAAAATGAAGAACGTAATAGACAGCACAATAGAATTCGTAAAACAAAAACTTGAAGGCGCAGAAGCCGGTCACGACTGGTTTCACATCGAGAGAGTCTGGAAATTATCGAAAAAAATTGCCCAAACTGAAAACTGTAATCTTGAAGTTGTTGAACTTTCTGCTTTACTTCACGATATTGCTGATCCTAAATTTCACGATGGCGACGAAACTTTAGCTTTGAAAATTTCAGGAGAATTATTGGAAGGCTTAAAAGTCGATGAGAACGTTATTCAGCAGGTTTTATTTGTAATTCAGAACATTTCATTTAAAAACAGAGGAGAAGCACCAAAAGATTTACCAATTGAATTAAAAATTGTTCAGGACGCCGACAGAATCGATGCCATCGGAGCGATTGGTGTGGCTCGAACGTTTAATTTCGGTGGTTTTAAAAATAATCTGATGTATCATCCTGATATTCAGCCAAAACTCAATATGTCGAAGGAAGAATACAAAAAATCAGACGGAACAACAATTAATCACTTCTATGAAAAACTTTTGCTGTTGAAAGATTTAATGAACACCGATGAAGGAAAAAAAATAGCCGAAGAAAGGCATCAGTTTATGCTCTCTTTCCTCGACCAGTTTTATAAAGAATGGAATGTAGATTAATGTTTTAGGCTAAAAAATCTATTCATATCTTTGTTTCATGGGATTTATTCTTTCATTGGTTTTCGTGATTCTTGTGCTGTCTCTTTTTCTGTCGAAAATAAAAAAGGGACGGGCGGGGGAGCTGGCCAGATTATTCAGGGTTTTGAGTCTCGTTTTTGCCATTTCACTTTTTACCTATTGGTTTATTAAGAAGAGCACGATTCGGATTGTAGATCATTCGGTTTCGCTCCAGCTCATCAACAAACTCCCACAGCCGCTTGATTTTTATTTAATCAAAATCAACAAAAGTGAGACAGCAGAGGCGCTGGAAACAAGTCATGTCGGAAAAATCCGTCCCGAATATTACAGAGTGGAATATCTGAATATGAAAAATTCCGACGAATACTGGATTGCAGGATATTTAGGCAAAAAAAATCTTGTTTATTTCTCGCAACATGCTGTTCCCAATAAAAATATGGATCAGATAATTGAAGTTCAGAATTACATCAATCAAAGCGAAAAACTTTCAGCCATCGCAAAAAAGGAAATTGAGGAAGACAATTATAAAAACATGTTTTCAGGAATTTGGGTAACCCTGAATCTCCTCCTGATTTTCCTGAATCTCGTCCTGATTTTGAGAAAGAAAAGTTAAAACAGACTCTGGGGATTTTCCTGAGCAAGTTTAGGAATGTGAATATCAGTTTTCCATTCTTTATTCATCTCTTCAATCAAATGGGCTGAAAGCAGTGGTGAAGCTTTTTCAAGATTTTGGTGAACAAAAAAGTAGAGATTCTGCAGACCTTCTTTCTTCCATTTCGTCAGATGTTTCAACCAGTCATCAAGTCTTTCGTAATCGCTTTCATGATTGGCTCCAACGTATCTGATAAAAGCGGTTGGAGTCGTCAGTCTCATGTGAAGCATATCTCTTCTTCCGGCGGTATCAACAATGATATTCGTAATATTATTATCCTCAAAAAGCTGACAGATTTTATCAAAAATCTCTTCATCACTAAACCATTCCGTATTTCTGAGTTCGATGGCTAAGGGCACCTCTTTCGGCCATTTATTCACAAACTGCTCGAGCCTTTCGTAGTCTTTGGGTTTAAAATTATCATGAAGCTGAAGGAAAACCATTCCCAGTTTTTCATCAAAATTCAAAACTGCCGTTGCAAACTGAGTTACGACATCATCGATATTCAAAAGTCTTCTGAAATGGGAAACGGTATTGGTTATTTTCGGAAAGAATTTAAAATCTGCCGGAGTTTTTTCCTTCCATGTCAAAACCTGTTCGGAGGTCGGCATTCCGTAGAAAGTAGCGTTCAGTTCGATAGAATTAAACTGCGTAGAGTAGTAGCCCAATTCGTCCTTTGTACCTTTCGGATAAAAACCTTTCAAATCAGTTTTGTTCCATTTTGCACAACCGATCGAGATATTTTCAAGTCCCTTTTTATTTTGCTTTAAAATTTCCTTGGTTCTTGAATGATCTTTTGGTAATGTAAAATCTATTTTTGACGGGTCTTCTACTTGTCCGAATTTCATTTGGCTTAAATTTTAAGAATTATTGGAAGGATTAGATTTAAACAAATATAAATAAATTAATGCGATTGATTTGAATTTTGAGAAACAAGAATTTCATCGATTTTCTCATTAATTTCTGAAATTATTTTGTCTAAATCTTCCATAATTTCATTATTCGAAAATCTGATCACTTGTAGACCATTGCTTTCTAAAATCTCGGTTCGTTCTCTATCTTTTTTTATTTGTTCTTGAAAGTTATGATATTGACCATCAATTTCTATAATTAATTTCAATTGATGACAATAAAAATCAGCAATGAATAAGTTAATTGGATGTTGTCTTCTGAATTTAAATCCTCTGAATTGATTATTTCTCAATTTTTCCCAAAGAATTTTTTCCGTCTGGGTTTCATTTATTCGTAGTGACTTAGCTTTGCTAAAAGAACTTCCTGAAGCACCTTTCCACATTCCTTCATCATAGTTTGGTTTGAATTTTTTCATTTGTGATTTTTATTAAAACTAAGAAATTTTTAGCAAATCAAAATCTTTACCCCAGCCCTAAAGGGAGGATTTTTGAAAGAGCATTTTATGCTTTTTCAGTAATAACCTCTTAAAATGCAGAAACGTGAATTGAAATTTGCTCCCTTTAGGGTCGGGGCAACAAATTTCATAGCTCAAATGTTGTACGAAAAACATTTTTATACATTCAATCCCCATCCTCCAGCTCAAAAATATCCTCCACCTTCTTCCCGAAATATCTCGCAATCTTCAAAGCCAAAACCGTAGACGGAACGTATTTTCCCGCTTCCATAGCATTGATGGTTTGCCTCGAAACGCTGATTACTTTTGCTAAATCTTCCTGCGTGATGCCTTTTAAAGCTCTTTCGATTTTAATGGTATTTTTCATTTTTTAAGCAGTAAATAATTAAATCTGAAAACATATAAAACCAGTGGCAGAAACATAATGAGAATCATCACGGTAAGAAATAAACTTCCAAAAACGGTAACGAATAGGATAAAAACTATAGAGTAGGAGACGATCAAACTCCAGAAAACCGATTTTAATCTTAAGCTCGAAATATACTCGTCTTCAATTTTCTCTTTTGAAAATCCTACCAAAATTCCGCCGATGATAATTAAAATCCCAAAAAAATTTGGAAATAAATCAATATCTGCAGTTTTCAAAAAACCTTGATTTTCATCACTGAAAAATCCCGAATTGTAGACAACCGGCAATGAGATTTCAAAATTTATCACTCCCGAAAGAGAAATCAGTCCCAAAATTAATGAGGGAAGAAAAATAAACCAACCGATAGTTTTAAAACGGTTCGGTAAAAGTTGTAATGTGTTCATGTTGTAAAATTTTGTTTCAACAAATGTAAAAAATATTTTACAATATGTAAAGTTTATTTTACTTTTCGTTTTAAATCGAAAAGAAAGAAACTAATTTTAATTAGATTTTTAAAACCACAAAAGTCACAAAAGGTGGAGCGAAAATTATAATCCTTTAAAGTTCAAATAAGCAGAATGTAACCAAACACCTTTTTTGCTCTTTTCAAAAGTTTATTTTTAACTTTTTCCGTCAAGCATTTCTTTTGTGACTTTTGTGGTTGTAAATTTTTGGTACAAAAAAAACCGCAGGAAAAACTCCCACGGTTATATATTCACAGCCACCTGGCTCTTTTTACTTTTTACTTGTTTCTTCCTTTAAGCTTCACAAGCCGAACACGTCACAAAGTTCACCATCATCTCCTTAGAAACAGATGAACTTCTTTGGTAATACAAAGTTTTCACACCTTTCTTCCAAGCCTCGATGTAAAGGTAATTGACATCTTTCACTGGCATCGTGGACGGGATCTGTAAGTTCAATGACTGCGCCTGATCGATATATTGCTGTCTCTGTGCAGCCTGAGAAATAATCTCCATCGGAGAAATTTCTTTGAAAGTTTTAAATACTGCTTTTTCCTCTTCAGTCAGTTCAGCAAGATGCTGTACAGAACCGTGGTTCAGCATAATCGTTCTCCATGTTTCTTCATTGTCAAGACCTTTCGCTTCGAGTAATTTTGCGAGATATTTATTCTTACGCATGAAGTTTCCTTTTGCCAGACCAGCTTTGTAATAGTTTGAAGCAAAAGGCTCAATTCCTGGAGAAGTCTGTCCCAAAATTGCCGAACTTGAAGTGGTAGGAGCAATCGCCATTACCGTTGTATTTCTCATTCCGTAACCTTTCAGTAATTCTGGTTCACCGTAGATGTTGGCCAGTTCTTTTGATGCGATATCTGCCTGTGCTCTGATGTGTTTGAAAGCTCTTGCATTAAACTGCGTTGCCTCAAAACTCTCAAAAGGAATCATGTTTTTCTGAAGGTAAGAGTGGTAACCCAAAACTCCCAAACCAAGCGCTCTGTGACGCATTGCGAAGTCTCTCGCTCCTTTCAGGTAATAGTTTCCTTCCGTTTTTTCGATAAACTCAGACAAAACAGCATCAAGGAAATAAATCGCCAACTGTACAGCGTTCGTATCTTTCCATTCGTCGTACAATTCTAAGTTCATAGAAGAAAGACAGCAGATGAAAGATTCCTCTCTGGTAGAAGGAAGCATAATTTCCGAACAGAGATTACTCGCATT
It includes:
- a CDS encoding HD domain-containing protein; this encodes MKNVIDSTIEFVKQKLEGAEAGHDWFHIERVWKLSKKIAQTENCNLEVVELSALLHDIADPKFHDGDETLALKISGELLEGLKVDENVIQQVLFVIQNISFKNRGEAPKDLPIELKIVQDADRIDAIGAIGVARTFNFGGFKNNLMYHPDIQPKLNMSKEEYKKSDGTTINHFYEKLLLLKDLMNTDEGKKIAEERHQFMLSFLDQFYKEWNVD
- a CDS encoding DUF72 domain-containing protein, with product MKFGQVEDPSKIDFTLPKDHSRTKEILKQNKKGLENISIGCAKWNKTDLKGFYPKGTKDELGYYSTQFNSIELNATFYGMPTSEQVLTWKEKTPADFKFFPKITNTVSHFRRLLNIDDVVTQFATAVLNFDEKLGMVFLQLHDNFKPKDYERLEQFVNKWPKEVPLAIELRNTEWFSDEEIFDKICQLFEDNNITNIIVDTAGRRDMLHMRLTTPTAFIRYVGANHESDYERLDDWLKHLTKWKKEGLQNLYFFVHQNLEKASPLLSAHLIEEMNKEWKTDIHIPKLAQENPQSLF
- a CDS encoding endonuclease domain-containing protein; this translates as MKKFKPNYDEGMWKGASGSSFSKAKSLRINETQTEKILWEKLRNNQFRGFKFRRQHPINLFIADFYCHQLKLIIEIDGQYHNFQEQIKKDRERTEILESNGLQVIRFSNNEIMEDLDKIISEINEKIDEILVSQNSNQSH
- a CDS encoding helix-turn-helix transcriptional regulator, which produces MKNTIKIERALKGITQEDLAKVISVSRQTINAMEAGKYVPSTVLALKIARYFGKKVEDIFELEDGD
- a CDS encoding ribonucleoside-diphosphate reductase subunit alpha, encoding MEEQKSDIWWLNEESEQMLNRGYLLKGETVDGAIDRITTAAAKKLYKPELQPAFKEMITKGWISFSSPVWANMGTQRGLPISCFNVHIPDSIEGITHKMGEVIMQTKIGGGTSGYFGELRNRGTAVTDNGKSSGAVSFMKLFDTSMDVVSQGGVRRGAFAAYLDVDHGDIEEFLSIKDIGSPIQNLFTGICVPDYWMQDMIDGDADKRKIWARVLESRQQKGLPYIFFTDNVNRNKPQVYKDLGLTVNASNLCSEIMLPSTREESFICCLSSMNLELYDEWKDTNAVQLAIYFLDAVLSEFIEKTEGNYYLKGARDFAMRHRALGLGVLGYHSYLQKNMIPFESFEATQFNARAFKHIRAQADIASKELANIYGEPELLKGYGMRNTTVMAIAPTTSSSAILGQTSPGIEPFASNYYKAGLAKGNFMRKNKYLAKLLEAKGLDNEETWRTIMLNHGSVQHLAELTEEEKAVFKTFKEISPMEIISQAAQRQQYIDQAQSLNLQIPSTMPVKDVNYLYIEAWKKGVKTLYYQRSSSVSKEMMVNFVTCSACEA